The following nucleotide sequence is from Microbacterium arborescens.
CTCCGGCGCTGTTCCACACAAGCCGGAGGACGACGAAACGGCCGGCCCGAAGAGGGCCGGCCGTTTCGCTGCCGGATAACGGGGTCGGGCAGTCAGGCGCTCGTCGGGATCGCGACGATCGGGTCGGTGGTAGGCAGGCCGCTCGGCGACCCGCCGCTCTGCTCGATGGTGAGCGCGATGACGTCTTCGGGCTGCATGTCGCCCTCGAGCAGCATTGCGGCCGAGCCATCGCTCGATTCGAACGCCCCGGCCGGGATCGGCGCGCTGCCGCGGACGAACCACGCCTCGTATGACTGGTCGTCGGCGATCTCGGGCAGGCCATCGGCGACGAGCACGACACCGTCGACACTCGGCGACCAGTGGACCGTGGCCTCACCGCCGTCGCCGAGCTGCGCGGTGCTCGACTGCGCGTCGTCGGAGCGCTCGATCTGTGCGAGCACGCTTTCGGCGGACGGCGCCCGCATGTCCTGGGTCAGCGCGCCGACGCCCCAACCGATGCCCACGAGGAGCGCGATCGACGCCGTCAGCGCGAAAAGGCTGCGCGTCCAGTTGCGACGCTGCACGGTCTGAAGTTCTTCTGTCGCCGGAGAGCCGACGGAGTAGCCGGATGCCGCGGCACGCGGGTCGTCGTCGTGCAGCTCGTCGGCGGGGTCCGCGACGTCGTCCTCGCGAGACGACGGCTGCTCCGCGACTGGCTCCGCGACCGGCGCGCCGATCTGGGCGAGCAGGCTGGCCCGCAGGGCGGGCGGAGGAGCCACATCGGCGACGCCTTCGGAAAGCAGCGCCGCAGCCGCGGCATCCGCTTCGACGAGCGGCATCCACTCGGGGTGCGCCTCGAGGGCTTCGCGGTAGGCGAGCTCGTCTTCAGGCGACAGCGCTCCGAGCGCGTACCCTGCCGAGAGTTCGGCGAATGTCTGCTCGTTCACGATGTCACCCCCATTGCACTACGGAGCTTGGTCAATCCATCACGCATCCGTGTCTTGATAGTTCCGAGCGGCGCTCCCACCAGCGCTGCGATCTCGCTCTGACTGTAACCCCCGTAGTAGGCGAGGGTGATGGCCTCTCGTTGCGCCTCGGGTAGAGAGCTGAGAGCCCGAGCGACGCGCCGTCCTTCGATGCGCAGCTCAACCTGTTCGGCGACACCTTCGGGCTGTGTCGCCATCTCTCGGTAGCCCGCACGGACGTCGCGATCGCTGCTCGCCTGCGACGACCGAACCCGGTCTACCGCGCGGCGGTGGGCGATCGTGAGAACCCACGACCTTCCTTGCCCCCTCTTCGGAGCGAACGTCGAAGCGGATTGCCACACTTCGAGGAACACTTCCTGGAGCACTTCCTCGCTCTGCGCGCGGTCGACGAGAACACGGAGGATGAGCCCGAAGACCCTCCCCGACAGCGTGTCGTACAGGCTGGCGAATGCGCTGTGGTCACCGTCGGCGCAGCGCTGGATCAGCTCCGCGACGTGATCCGTCGACGGCCCGTCGTCGGGCACGTCCATTCCATCTATGACCATCGCTACCAGCATGCCGCATTCCCGGCCCGTTCCCGGATGCAGCGCCGACCTGTTATGCGTTCTCTACCTGGCGCGCCGCGCGGCCGAGAGCATCCGTCTCAGCTCGCTTCCTATAAGAGGGCCGCTTCGGATGCCTGAAAACTCGGTTTCAAAGTTTCTCGAACTTTTTCCGATCCGATCCCCGCGGGTCTCCGAAGAACCCTCGACGCCGGGGACGGACCTACGGCGGAGAACACACGGAGGCAATCATGCTCAGCACCAAGAAGAAGTTCACTGCTGCCCTGGCCCTCGGCTTCGCCGGAGCCCTCGCCCTTTCGGCCTGCTCGTCGGGCTCGGGCGACAACATGACCGAGGAGACCGAGGCCCCCTCGTCGTCGGCCGCCCCGATGGAGTCGGCTTCGCCCGACGCCTCGATGGACCCGGCCGCCAACCTCGTCGGCCCCGGCTGCGCCGACTACGCCGCCGCCGTTCCGGACGGCTCGGGTTCGGTTGCCGGCATGGCGCAGGACCCGGTGGCCACCGCGGCGTCGAACAACCCGCTGCTCACCACCCTCGTCGCCGCCGTCAGCGGACAGCTCAACCCTGACGTCAACCTCGTCGACACGCTGAACGGTGACGAGTTCACCGTCTTCGCTCCCGTCGACGACGCGTTCGCCAAGATCGACCCCGCCACCATCGAGTCGCTGAAGACCGACTCGGCGACGCTGACGTCGATCCTCACCTACCACGTCGTGCCCGGCCAGATCGCGCCCGACGAGATCGACGGCACCCACACCACCGTCAACGGTGCCGACCTGACCGTCACCGGCTCGGGCGACAACATCATGGTCAACGACAGCGCCGCGGTCATCTGCGGTGGCGTCACGACGGCCAACGCAACGGTCTACCTCATCGACACGGTGCTGATGCCCCCGATGTGACCCGAACAGCCGCGGTGAGGGGTTCCCGCGGCACGGCCTCGGTATCTCCGTGGCCGAGGCGAAGCCGCCGGTGCGAGCACACCGGCGGCTTTGTCGTGCCCGGACGGATGTCGGCGGGTCGGGTCGCCGGCGGTTCGGATGTCGGCGGTTCGGGCCCTCCCCCGCGGCTACTAAGCTGGGAAGCTCAGGGCCTCTAGCTCAGTCGGTAGAGCATCGGACTTTTAATCCGCGGGTCGTGGGTTCGAGCCCCACGGGGCCCACCCACCCGGAGGACGCGACGGCGGTCAGAACGCCGTCAGCGCGGCACTCGAGCAGTGCTTCCGCGCACCACGAACTCGACCGAAGGCAGCTGGACCACCTCAGGCTCGTTGCCCTCGACCAACGCGACAAGCGCATGCGCGCAGGCTCTGCCCCAGGCGATCACGTCCTGACGCACCGTCGTGAGCGGCGGCACCATGTACGGCGCGAGCGGGATGTCGTCGAACCCGACGATCGACACATCACCAGGCACGCTCATCCCGCGGTCGATGGCGGCCGACATTCCGGCGATGGCCATCAGGTCGTTGGCGTAGACGATCGCCGTCGGCGGATCCGACAGGTCGAGCAACTCGTGAGTGGCCGAGGCCCCCGCCGCACCCGTGAAGTCGGCGCTGACGGCCGGCCCCGGCGGCAAGCCCAGCTGCGCCATCTCCTGCTCCCAGGCGCTACGGCGCACGTGGGAGTGGATGTAGCGGTCGGGTCCGCCGACGTGGCCGATGCGTCTGTGTCCCAGGGCACTCAGGTGGCGCACCGCGCGCCGCACGCCCGCGGCGTCGTCCAAGCCGATCGGCGCTATCGCACCGTCCGCCGGACCTGCCGGCCCGACCATGACGAACGGCATGCCGAGGCGCGTCAATTCGTCGGGCCGGGTGTCGTCCATGCGCAGGTCGCCGAGAAAGACGCCGTCCACCCGTGATTCGCGCGCGAAGCTGATATACGCTGCATGCTCGGCCTCCTCGCTCTCGACCACCTGGAGCATGAGCGCGTAGCCGATGCCCGACAAGCCGCTCTCGACACCCGCGATGAATTGCGGGAAGAAGGGGTCGGTACTGAACAGCTCGGGCTCACGACGCACGACGTAGCCCAGAGCCTGTGCGCGGCTACGAGAGAGGGCTCGCGCGCGCGAATCGGGGCGCCAGTCGAGATCGGCCGCGGCCTGCAGGATGCGCTGACGCGCGGTGTCCCCCACGCCGCCACGTCCGTTGAACACGAAAGACACGGCGCTCTTGGAGACACCCGCGCGCGCGGCGACATCGCCGATGGTCACCTTTCGCTCCCGCTGCTCGCCGCGAGAGGGGCGGGGCCGACCCTCGGGGCCCTGCGAAGCCGTCGGGTCGGGTCGAGGCGTTGTCATTTTGCCATCATAGCGCGGGTTTTAGCTCTTTTTAGTAGAGATGACTCGGCATCGAACCGCGTCGTAACAGGGCTGTGGCGCGTCCGACTCCAGGAGTTGACCTGCGGGAGACAAACCGGTTTACTACCATCGTCGGGATGCCCGCCGGTCGCCCAAGACCGACGGCGCATGCGACTCGAGAATGAGGAGTGTCGCGATGACGCGCGTAGCAGACAGGGCCTCCGGTTCGACCGGCGTCCTCTCGCCCCAAGCGGCCGCCGCGCCGCGACGGAAGCGACGAGTGCATCGCTGGCTGGGAGAGAATCCGATCGGCCTGCTCTTGAGCAGCCCCTATGTCGCCTTCGTCGTCGTCGTCTTCCTCGTGCCGTTCTGCTTCGGCATCTGGATGTCGTTCCACGAGTTCTTCTTCACCGCCCCCGGCGTCGCTGTGCCGCATCCCTTCGTCGGGTTCGACAACTTCGCCACGGTGCTCGGCGACAGGCAGGTGCGGCAAGCGTTCGTGAACCTGCTGATCTTCCTCGTCATCAACGTGCCACTGACCGTCGTGCTCGGTCTGCTGCTCTCGAGCGGGCTGAACGCGGTCGTGCACTGGAAGGGCTTCTTCCGCGTCGCCTATTACATCCCGTACGTCACGGCGTCGGTCGCGACGATCGCCGTGTGGATCTTCCTGTTCAACGGAAACGGCGTCGTGAACTCGCTGCTGGGCAGTCTCGCCCCCGACCCGACATGGCTGGCCAATCCGGCGATTATCATGCCGCTGATCGCGGTGTACGTGACGTGGAAGAACCTCGGCTTCTACATCCTGCTCTACCTGGCCGCATTGCAGAACGTGCCCGAAGAGCAGTACGAGGCCGCGCAGCTCGACGGCGCCGGCCGCTGGCAGCGCTTCCGCTCGGTCACCCTGCCGGGAGTGGCGCCGGTGACCTCGCTGGTCATCCTGTTGACGATCATCACGACCGGTCAGATCTTCACCGAGCCCTACCTGCTCACCGGCGGTGGACCGAACGGCGCGTCGCTGACACCCGCACTGCTCATGTACCAGAAGGGCATCCAGCAGGGTCAGCCCGACATCGCCGCTGCCATCGGGATGATCCTCGTCGTGGCCGTGATGACCGTGTCGCTCGTGTCGCGCCGCCTGACGGAGAGGAAGAGCTGATGACCACCGAGACCCCCCTCCCCGTCGATGCCCGCACGACTCGCGCCCGCAAGGCCGGCGGGTCGCGCGTCCTTTCCGCCCTGCGATTCGGCGCCCTCACCCTCGGCGCTCTCGCTGCGCTCGTGCCCTTCTACTACATGGTCATCGGGGCGCTGCAGCGCGAACGTGACACGAGCTTGTGGGGACTCCTGCCGTTGCCCGGCAACCTGACGCTCGACAACTTCACCGAGGTCAACGAGTCGATCAATCTGCTGCGCTCACTCGGCAACTCGCTTATCATGACCGCCGGCGTCGTCGGCTGCACGCTCGTGTTCGGCCTGCTCGTCGGCTACGCGCTGTCGATCCTGCAGTTCCGCGGTCAGGGTCTGGTGTTCGCCCTCGTCCTGCTGGTGCAGGCGATCCCTTTCCAGCTGCTCATGATCCCGCTTTACGTCATGGTCGTGCGCTACTTCAACCTCGCCGACAACTACATCGGCATGATCCTGCCGTTCGCGATCAACTCGGTCGCGGTGCTGATCTTTCGCCAGTACTTCTTGCAGATCCCGAAGGAGATCTTCGACGCCGCCCGCATCGACGGGGCGAGCGAGATGCGGATCCTGCGCTCGATCGCGGTCCCCCTCGTGCGGCCCGCTGTGCTGACGGCCATGCTCGTGACCTTCATCGGGCCATGGAACGAGTTCCTCTGGCCCTTCCTGGTCACCAAGAACGCCGACCTACAGACCCTCGCCGTGAGCCTGGCCAACTTCTCGCAGTCCAACGGCACCTTCCTCGCCAACCCGATGGGCGCCGTGCTCGCGGGCGCTTGCGTGCTGGCGGTGCCGGTCGTCGTTCTGTTCCTGGTCTTCCAGCGCCACTTCACCTCGGCGAACCTCGGCTCCGCCGTCAAGGGCTGACGCAGCCCGTCCCTCGAATGAAAGACACACGATGACCACTCATTCCCCCGTGGAATCGACGACCGACGTGCCGTACGCGCTTCGCCGGATCGGCACGATCATGACCGCCGACTCGAACGACCCGTTCGAGGCAGAAGGCGTACTCAATCCCGGCACCGCCTGGGGCCCGGACGGAGAGCTGTATCTCTATCCGCGTATCGTCGCCGAGGGCAACGTGTCGCGCATCGCACGCGCACGCGTCGTGGTCGAGAACGGCGAACCGGTCGCGGTCGAACGCCTCGGCGTCGCACTCTCGCCCGACGAGGGATGGGAGTACGGCGCGAGCAACGCCGGTGTCGAAGACCCGCGCATCACGTTCGTCGAGCCGCTCGGCCTGCATGTGATGACCTACGTCGCCTACGGTCCACTCGGCCCGAAGTCGGCTATGGCCGTGTCGACCGATACCGTCACCTGGCGTCGACTCGGCCCCGTGCGGTTCGCTTACCAGCCGGAGCTCGACTCAGACCTGAACCTGTTCCCCAACAAGGACATCGTGTTCTTCCCCGAGGCCGTTCCCGGCCCCGACGGCCGCCCGAGCCTCGCGGTGCTGCACCGCCCGATGTGGGACCTGGACTGGCTGCGTGACGGTGAAGGCGCGCGCACCCCGGCGGGGATCGATGACGACCGCCCGTCGATCTGGATCGGGTACATCGATCTCGAAGCGGCGACGCGCGACCTCTCGGCACTCACCTACATCGAGAAGTCCGAGATGATCGTCGCGCCGGAGGCCTGGTACGAGAGTGCCAAGATCGGCGCCGGCCCCTCCCCGCTCCGCGTTCCCGAAGGCTGGCTGCTGCTGCACCACGGCGTCTCGGGCGCGAAGCCGAAGGGGTTCGAGCTGGCACACGGATCGAAGTACGCCGCGGGCGCCATCATCCTCGACGCCACCGATCCCCGCCGGGTCATCGCGCGTTCATCCGAGCCGTTGCTCGCCCCCGAAGTCGCCGAAGAGGTGTCGGGAACGCTCGGCAACGTCGTCTTCCCGACGGCGATCGAGACCATCGGCGGGCGCGATTTCGTGTTCTACGGCATGGCTGACTCGTCGATCGGCGTCGCAGAGCTGCGACGCATCGTGGACTGATCCGCAGCACGCACCGACGCGCAACGGAGCCCCCTCCCACACGGAGGGGGTTTCGTTGCGCGTGCGCTTGGGGCGACGCGGACGGCCAGACGGATGCGGCCGGACCCCGCAGGGGTCCGGCCGCACGGTTGCTCCGACGTCAGACGCGGCCTCGTCGAGCGCCGTGCACCGCGGCGGCTCCCGCCACCAGCAGCGCCGCGGCGATGCCGATCGCCCACATGACGCCCGCGATGTGCCCGCCCGTGGCCGACAGTTCACCGTCGCGGTCCCCACCTCCGACTGCCGGCGGGCCGGCGGCGCCGTCATCCGAGCCGCCGCCCGTGCCGCCATCCGGAGGCGCGGCGGTGACCGTGATCGCCAGCGTCGCGACATCCGCCCCACCCTGCATCGCGACGAGCGTGTGCTCCCCCGGTGCGACATCTGCGGGAACGGTCGCCGTCAGCCGGAACTCCCCACCGGCGTCCGCGACGACGATACCGAGGTCCACAGGCGTCGAACGCAGCTGCACCACGTACTCGCCGCCGCTCGCGAACCCGGTACCGAGGACACTGATCGTCGAGCCGGCCCGCACCTCGCCCGGCGCCGACAGCACCGGGGGCGCGGGTGCTTCGTCGACGACGAGTCCGTCGATCGCCGTCCGGAGTGCCGCGGCTCGAGCATCGGCCGTCTCCTGTGAGATGCCTGCGGGCGCCCCCAGTACCACCTTCGCCGCCTCGAGGGCCGGCAGCAACGGCTGCCAGCTCTCGGCGGTGTACTCCGTGCTGTCGAGCGCATTCGCCCGGTCGACCAGCGTCTGCAGCTCGGCGGTCGAGACGGCGATGCTCACGGTCGACCAGACCGACTCGTCGCCGTTTGCATGCAGCAGCAGCACAGGCGTCGTTCCCGAGCGACCCGTCGTGAGGTCGAACTCGATCCGGCCGTCGGCCGCGACCTGAGCGTCACCGTCGACGGCCACAACGGAGGCGTCGAGCGGGTAGGCCGAGAACGTATCGTCATCGTCGAGCGGGGTAATGGATGCCGCGACCACCGCGGTGCTGTCCGCATCGGCGGTCACCGACTCGGTCAGCGGCACGAAGTTGTAGCCGCCATACAGCTCGAGCTCGAAGACCGACATGCCATAACGCGTGACCGGCAGCCCCTCGACGCGCACGTAGCGCACTTCGGCGTCGGCGAAATCGACGACGTTGCGCAGCTCGGCCGACGTCTTCTGCACCCGCGCGAGCTCGCTCCACGTCGTGCCGTCGATCGAGCCCTGCACCCGGAAGTCGTTCGACGTCGCCGTCTCCCACGTGATGACCGCCTGGTTGATCGTGCGGTCGACGCCCAGGTCGACCTGGAGCCAGCGTGGAGTGGTGTAGGGCGCGTTCTGCCGCTGCGACGCCCACCGGGTCGTCGTGTTGCCGTCCGTGGCGTACCGAGCGGCGAGCGCGTCGCTGAACTGCGAATCGGCTGTCGTGTCTTTGCCGAGGGCGAGATTCTCGCGGCCCGCGGGCGCTGCGTTCGCCGAGACGATCAGGTCGTCGGGAAACACCTCGAACTCCCACAACGAGACGCCGTACTGCGAAGCACTCCGTGCCGACGCCTGCATCCGGACGTACCGGGCGCGGGCGTCGATCCCGAGCGCGTCGACTCCTCCGTCGCTGCCGGTTTCCGGGGTGGCGTAGACGTCGCGCCACGATGCAGCGTCATCCGAGACCTGGATGCGGTAGCGGGTCGCGTACGACGCCTCCCACCAGAGCCGCACCGCGCCGATGGACTGCACCGATCCCAGGTCGACCTGCGTCCACGCGGTGTCCGACAGGTTCGAGCTCCACCGGGTGGCCATGTTGCCGTCAGTGATGGCGCCGGTCGCGCTGCCTCCCGATGCGGCCACCGATCGACCGAGGGCGATGTTGCGCGTCGAGCTGATCTCGAACCCCGCGACACCGTACGGCGCGTCTCCGACGCTCTCGAGCATGAGCAGCCGCACGTACGTCGCCGCCTGCGGTGCGAACTCCAGCGTGTCGGTGCCGCCGTCGCCCCCTTGCACGACCCGTTGATCGGCCCAGGTGCGGCCGTCGAGAGATGTCTGCAGCAGGTAGCGCTCGGCCGCGGCATCCTCCCAGACGATCGTGGCGCCCGTGACGAAAGACCCGACGCCGACATCGGCGGTGAGCCACTGCACCCCCGCCTCGCTCGATCGCCACGCCGTGCCGGCGTCACCGTCGCCCGCGAACGCGGCGTCGGACCCGACCGCGGTGCTGCTGGCGCCGAACGGCGACGCGACGCCGCCATCGGAGTCGGTCAGCGGGGCGGTCACCGTCTGCCCCAGGTAAGCACCCGAACCGAGCGCGAACGTACCGCGCTGCATCGTGTCGGCGCCGATGAGGTCTACGCGCACCAGGAGCGCCGGCTTGTCGGGGTTGGCGACGCTGACGACGGGCGTGTCGCCCGATTCGTCGAGGATGACGATCGCAGGCTGGTCGACGCGCAGCACGCGCCCGTCGCCGAGATCGAGGTCTCCCGACTCGTAGAAGGTGGCCATCGTGCGCTTGAGTCCCGCATGGCGCACCGCCTGCACCGACGCGTCGTTGCGCAGCGTCTCGACCGCGGGCGCGGCGGCATACGCCGCGACCTCGCCGGGCTCCGCCGCCGGCAGCACCGTGTACTCGTAGCTCGCGTCCGTCGGCCGCACGCCGTGATCGAAGTACAGCGTGAAAGCGTCGCGCTCGACGACGTCTTCGCCCACCCAGCTTCCGCTCTGCAGCTGACGCGAAACGCGCAGCGAGCCGTCGTCCGGCACGACGTAGCCGACCTGGTCGTTGTACGCCCAGCGTGCGCCGTCGAGCGCCTGGTCCGCGGTGCCGACGTCGAGCGCCTCGCCGCCCACCGAGGCGTTCGGCTTCGCAGCCGCCTGGTTGACGACCGTGTGCACGGCGCCGTCCGAAGTCGACCGGATGCCGGTGCCGAGCGCCACCATCTCGTCGTCGAAGTAGAAGTAGCTCTTGCTCGCCTTCGACGACGAACGGTCGAGCGTGTACACGCTCGCACCGTACGTGCCGTCGGAGACGCCGCCGGTGAAGCTGCCGCCGTTGCCGACGCGCCCGTTCGTGCCGCGTGTCTGTTCCTTGACATAGGGAGCAGTCACTCCCGGGTAGTGGAACCAGTCGAAGGCGGGCCCGAGCTCAAGGTACTCGCGACCGGTCACCTGGATCGCGGTCGCGCCGGCGGAGTTCCAGTACACCTCGTTGCCGACGGCGGGACGGAACGTCGACCGGTACTCGGCGCCGACCGTGCGGCTGGAGTTCAGACGGGTGAAGATGCCGTAGTCGTCGCGCAGCTGCGACGAGAACTCCGAACGCCAGAAGTACTTGTTGCCGGTGACCCCGTTGCCGGGCGCCTGTCCCCGGATGTTGGCCGCGAGATCGCGGTACGCGGTGGCGTATAGGGCATCGGTGCGGACCATCTGGTCGAGCGGCTCGAGGAACTCGGCCGCGTAGCCGGTGACGCCGTCGACCGTCTTGGGCGGACGGTAGCCGAGGTACAGCATCCCGACCTCGCCGCGGATCATCCAGCGTGTGCCGTTGATGATGTAGAACGCGATCGTGTCGAGTTGCTCGCGGGTGAAGCCGAGGCTCGTGCCACGAGCCGCGTCCGCCCAGATCGCGACGTTGGTGAACAGCGCCATGCCGTAGCCCTCGCTGTACAGCTGGGCCTCATGGGCCCAGAAGCTCGCATCGGGCTGCACGGCCTCGTTGACGTCGCCGGACTCGTCGACCTCGACCGTCTCGACCATCGTGGCGAACCCGGTGGTGATGTCCTCGAAGTTGCGGGTCGACACCGCCTCGAAGAGGTAGTTCGTCGTCCGCCAAGCCCCGTTCGCACCGACCGGGTCGAGCTTGCCGGTGTTGTGCTCCTGCGCCGCGTCGAACGCCTCGTCCGACAGCTCACCGCCCACGAAGATCGCGATGCGGCCCATGGCCATCGACTCGCCGATCTCGGTCTCCCACCAGTTCTGATTGCCGGGGTCGACGCGGTCCCAGTGCACGAGCGCACGGTCGAGGGCGGCGATCAGGGTGGGGTCCTCGAAGCCGGGGGCATCGGGCGCCCGGTAGGCCTGCGCCATCGCGAGCATGCGGTACAGCGCGATGTAGGCCGACCACGTCGAGCCGTTCGCGGAGCTCGTGCGGTCGGCGTAGTTGACGTCCGACCATGAGCCGTCCTCGTTCTGTGAGGCTGCGTACTCCTGGGCCTCCGACGTGCGAGCGAGGTAGATGCCGTTGGCGATGATGATGTCGTCGCCCTGCGCCAGGTAGTAGCCCTGCAGACGGCTGACGATCGTGTCGACGTCGTCGTCGGGTGTGGCAGCCGCCGCGGGCGGTGCGATGAGGGCGCAGGCGCCGAGCACCAGGGCGGTGATGGTCGCGGCGAGCGCGGTAAGGAATCTCAAGACGGCTCCTTCGGCCTGACGGGCGCAGCGGAGCATCGGTACGCAACGCTGCGGAGACGGGGTGATGCAGGACGGCGCGGAGACCGTCGATGAAACGGGAGGGCCGGGCGGAGGATGTCCTCCGCCCGGCCCGGGGATCAGCCCTGAGAGGCGAGCTGGTCGATCGTGTCGGCCGCGCTCTGCATGGCCTCGTCGAGATCAGCGTTGCCGGTCTGCACCGAGGCGCCCCAGGCATCGCGGAATGTCTGCCAGATCTCCGAAGCGTTCGCGATGTTGGGCACGTCGACCGTCAGCGGCACCTCCTCAGCGAACGTGGCGAGCAGTGGGTCGCCGGCGAGGTAGTCGCCGGCGACCTCGGTCAGGTCGGTACGGATCGGGAACTGCCCCGTCGTCTCGAGCAGCGCCAGGTCGTTGTCGGCGTTCATCGAGAACTGGGCAAAGTCCCACGCGGTCTGCTTGTTCTCACACGATGAGTAGATGCCGACATTCTTCGAGTCGCCGAACGTGTACGTCTCTTCCAGCGGGATGCCGTCGGCCGTGGGCAGCGGCACCACGCCGAAGTCGACCTTGCCCTCGAACTGCGCAGCGCCCCAGGGCCCGGCGATGCCCATCGCCGCAACGCCATCGGCGAAGGGGCCTGCCCAGGCGTCGCCGGAGTATGCCTCGGCCGACGAGTACCCCTCGGCGTAGAGCGTCTTCCAGAACTCGAGCGTCTCGAGCCCCTCCGGGCTCGTGAACGTCGCGGCGCCGTCGACGACCAGCTGCTCACCGCCCGAGTTGGCCAGGAAGAACGGGTAGAAGTCGAACAGGGCGTTCGTGTAGTCACCGGATGCCGGCGGGTACAGCGCGAAGTCCGCCGAGCCTGCGGTCTTGATCGCCGCCGCGGCGGCCAGCACGTCGTCGTACGTGGACAGGCTCGGGTTCTCGGCATCCAGTCCGGCTTCGGCGAACGCCGCCTTGTTGTAGTAGAGCATGAACGGATTCGCCTTCCAGGGCACCTGGTACAGGTCGCCGTCGGGCGAGCGGAATCCGTCGGCAGCATCCCCCGAGCGCTCGGTGATGAACGACTCGCCATCATCGAACGTCTTCGAGATGTTGACCAGACCGCCCTGCTTCTGGAACGCGGGCACCGCGGCCGGTGCCGTGTTGTAGACGAGGCACGGGGTGTTGCCCGCGGTGATGGCGGCCGCAATCGCATCCTCGGAAGACTTACCCGACGGGATCGCCTCGGCGGTCACCTGCGCGTCGGGGTTGTCCGCATTCCAGGCATCGACGACCGCCTCAGCCCACGCGATCTCCTGCTCGTTGGTCGAGTACCAGATCTTGATCGGGCCTTCGGTCAGCTCGGAACCTGCGCCGGGTGCAGTGCTCCCACCGGCACATGCGGTGAGCGGCAGGGCGACGGCGACGAGTGCGGCGGCCGCGACAACGGAACGCTTCATTGCGCGCTAACTCCTTCGTGTGGCGCTGCCCGCGTCAGCGGCGAAACTTCATGTGGTGCGGCTCCTGGTGCGTTCACCGACGACGACCTCGACACGTCGGAACGAGTTGAGAGCCGCGTCCTGCCGCGATTCACGCGTGCGGGTCGCGTTCGTCGTGACGGTGGATGCTGCGCCTCTAGTAAACCGGTTTGGTCAAAGGCCTGTCAAGAGTCAATCAGACCGCTTGGAAGAGCA
It contains:
- a CDS encoding galactose-binding domain-containing protein gives rise to the protein MRFLTALAATITALVLGACALIAPPAAAATPDDDVDTIVSRLQGYYLAQGDDIIIANGIYLARTSEAQEYAASQNEDGSWSDVNYADRTSSANGSTWSAYIALYRMLAMAQAYRAPDAPGFEDPTLIAALDRALVHWDRVDPGNQNWWETEIGESMAMGRIAIFVGGELSDEAFDAAQEHNTGKLDPVGANGAWRTTNYLFEAVSTRNFEDITTGFATMVETVEVDESGDVNEAVQPDASFWAHEAQLYSEGYGMALFTNVAIWADAARGTSLGFTREQLDTIAFYIINGTRWMIRGEVGMLYLGYRPPKTVDGVTGYAAEFLEPLDQMVRTDALYATAYRDLAANIRGQAPGNGVTGNKYFWRSEFSSQLRDDYGIFTRLNSSRTVGAEYRSTFRPAVGNEVYWNSAGATAIQVTGREYLELGPAFDWFHYPGVTAPYVKEQTRGTNGRVGNGGSFTGGVSDGTYGASVYTLDRSSSKASKSYFYFDDEMVALGTGIRSTSDGAVHTVVNQAAAKPNASVGGEALDVGTADQALDGARWAYNDQVGYVVPDDGSLRVSRQLQSGSWVGEDVVERDAFTLYFDHGVRPTDASYEYTVLPAAEPGEVAAYAAAPAVETLRNDASVQAVRHAGLKRTMATFYESGDLDLGDGRVLRVDQPAIVILDESGDTPVVSVANPDKPALLVRVDLIGADTMQRGTFALGSGAYLGQTVTAPLTDSDGGVASPFGASSTAVGSDAAFAGDGDAGTAWRSSEAGVQWLTADVGVGSFVTGATIVWEDAAAERYLLQTSLDGRTWADQRVVQGGDGGTDTLEFAPQAATYVRLLMLESVGDAPYGVAGFEISSTRNIALGRSVAASGGSATGAITDGNMATRWSSNLSDTAWTQVDLGSVQSIGAVRLWWEASYATRYRIQVSDDAASWRDVYATPETGSDGGVDALGIDARARYVRMQASARSASQYGVSLWEFEVFPDDLIVSANAAPAGRENLALGKDTTADSQFSDALAARYATDGNTTTRWASQRQNAPYTTPRWLQVDLGVDRTINQAVITWETATSNDFRVQGSIDGTTWSELARVQKTSAELRNVVDFADAEVRYVRVEGLPVTRYGMSVFELELYGGYNFVPLTESVTADADSTAVVAASITPLDDDDTFSAYPLDASVVAVDGDAQVAADGRIEFDLTTGRSGTTPVLLLHANGDESVWSTVSIAVSTAELQTLVDRANALDSTEYTAESWQPLLPALEAAKVVLGAPAGISQETADARAAALRTAIDGLVVDEAPAPPVLSAPGEVRAGSTISVLGTGFASGGEYVVQLRSTPVDLGIVVADAGGEFRLTATVPADVAPGEHTLVAMQGGADVATLAITVTAAPPDGGTGGGSDDGAAGPPAVGGGDRDGELSATGGHIAGVMWAIGIAAALLVAGAAAVHGARRGRV
- a CDS encoding ABC transporter substrate-binding protein → MKRSVVAAAALVAVALPLTACAGGSTAPGAGSELTEGPIKIWYSTNEQEIAWAEAVVDAWNADNPDAQVTAEAIPSGKSSEDAIAAAITAGNTPCLVYNTAPAAVPAFQKQGGLVNISKTFDDGESFITERSGDAADGFRSPDGDLYQVPWKANPFMLYYNKAAFAEAGLDAENPSLSTYDDVLAAAAAIKTAGSADFALYPPASGDYTNALFDFYPFFLANSGGEQLVVDGAATFTSPEGLETLEFWKTLYAEGYSSAEAYSGDAWAGPFADGVAAMGIAGPWGAAQFEGKVDFGVVPLPTADGIPLEETYTFGDSKNVGIYSSCENKQTAWDFAQFSMNADNDLALLETTGQFPIRTDLTEVAGDYLAGDPLLATFAEEVPLTVDVPNIANASEIWQTFRDAWGASVQTGNADLDEAMQSAADTIDQLASQG